In Clostridium sp., one DNA window encodes the following:
- a CDS encoding acetyl-CoA C-acetyltransferase encodes MGNKQVVIASGVRTPVGKFGGSLKDVGAAELGAIVIKEALKRAGIKPDDVNEVLMGCVIQAGLGQNVARQCSIKAGLPVEIPSMTLNKVCGSGLRAVSLAAQTIIAGDNDIVVAGGTENMSQAPFLLPKARYGYRMGDGVLVDSMIRDALLDIFNEYHMGVTAENVAKQWNISREEQDEFAVKSQNKAEEAQKLGKFDEEIVPVTVKTRKEEIVFDKDEFIRAGVTVGKIANLKPAFIKDGTVTAANASGINDGAAALVVASKAAADTMGISPVASIVSYASCGVDPSIMGVGPIGAVKKALEKANLSIKDIDLIEANEAFAAQALAVSKDLGFDMNKVNVNGGAIAIGHPVGASGARILVSLLYEMKKRNAVLGLATLCIGGGQGTAIIVKRQGA; translated from the coding sequence ATGGGAAATAAGCAAGTGGTAATTGCCAGCGGAGTGAGGACTCCAGTAGGTAAATTCGGCGGCTCTTTGAAGGATGTAGGTGCAGCGGAATTAGGAGCTATTGTTATAAAAGAGGCTCTGAAAAGGGCTGGAATAAAACCGGATGATGTCAATGAAGTCCTGATGGGATGTGTTATTCAGGCAGGACTTGGGCAGAATGTAGCTAGACAGTGTTCAATAAAGGCAGGTCTGCCGGTTGAAATCCCTTCAATGACACTTAATAAAGTATGCGGCTCGGGACTTAGGGCGGTGAGTCTGGCTGCACAGACAATCATTGCAGGAGATAACGATATAGTTGTAGCTGGAGGAACGGAAAATATGTCGCAGGCTCCTTTTCTTCTGCCTAAGGCAAGATATGGCTATCGTATGGGAGACGGTGTGCTGGTTGATTCTATGATACGTGATGCACTTCTTGATATATTCAATGAGTATCACATGGGTGTGACAGCTGAAAATGTTGCCAAACAGTGGAATATTTCCAGGGAGGAGCAGGATGAATTTGCAGTAAAGAGCCAGAACAAGGCTGAAGAGGCCCAAAAACTTGGGAAATTTGATGAGGAAATTGTTCCCGTAACAGTTAAAACAAGAAAGGAAGAAATCGTTTTTGACAAAGACGAGTTTATAAGAGCGGGAGTTACTGTTGGAAAAATCGCAAACCTGAAACCTGCGTTTATAAAAGATGGTACTGTAACGGCTGCAAATGCCTCAGGGATAAATGATGGTGCTGCTGCATTGGTTGTAGCAAGCAAGGCTGCAGCTGACACAATGGGAATAAGTCCCGTGGCATCTATTGTATCCTATGCATCCTGTGGTGTTGATCCTTCAATTATGGGAGTAGGGCCCATAGGTGCAGTGAAAAAAGCTCTTGAAAAAGCAAACCTGTCGATTAAGGATATAGATTTGATAGAGGCAAATGAGGCATTTGCAGCTCAGGCACTGGCTGTTTCAAAAGATTTGGGCTTTGATATGAACAAAGTCAATGTGAATGGAGGTGCTATTGCCATAGGTCATCCTGTTGGTGCTTCAGGGGCGAGGATTCTTGTATCCCTTCTCTATGAAATGAAGAAGAGAAATGCAGTATTGGGTCTTGCTACTTTATGCATTGGAGGAGGACAGGGTACTGCAATCATTGTAAAAAGACAAGGAGCTTAG
- a CDS encoding cobalt-factor II C(20)-methyltransferase, which produces MAKVYGVGVGPGDSELLTLKAVKVIEKCDVIVAPSSMKDGKSIALGIAGQFVKKGSEIIVKHFPMGGAEQEGKIYEAFQIIENKIREGKNVAFLTIGDPLIYSTYIYLLKYIEKKGYETETIPGITSFCACAGVAKEPLVIGDEPLLIIPGDRLDAIKDEKNVVIMKVYKREEEILNCLEEKGFEYVCVKKAGREGQKVIHNREEIVKEKEYMSVIIAHKKEGENF; this is translated from the coding sequence ATGGCAAAGGTGTATGGAGTAGGGGTAGGTCCGGGAGATAGTGAACTTCTTACCTTGAAAGCAGTAAAAGTAATTGAAAAATGCGATGTTATAGTTGCACCAAGTTCGATGAAGGACGGAAAAAGCATAGCTCTTGGTATTGCCGGGCAATTTGTAAAAAAAGGATCAGAGATAATAGTAAAGCATTTCCCGATGGGTGGAGCAGAACAGGAGGGAAAAATATACGAGGCTTTTCAAATTATTGAAAATAAAATCAGAGAAGGCAAAAATGTGGCCTTCTTAACTATCGGAGATCCGTTGATATACAGTACTTATATATATTTGCTGAAATATATTGAAAAGAAAGGATATGAGACCGAGACCATTCCAGGAATAACATCCTTCTGTGCATGTGCGGGTGTTGCAAAAGAGCCTCTTGTTATAGGCGATGAACCTCTGTTGATAATTCCGGGGGATAGGCTGGATGCAATAAAGGATGAAAAAAATGTGGTGATAATGAAAGTTTACAAAAGAGAGGAAGAAATATTAAATTGCCTTGAAGAAAAAGGATTTGAATACGTATGTGTAAAAAAAGCAGGAAGAGAAGGACAGAAAGTTATACATAATAGAGAAGAGATAGTTAAAGAAAAAGAATATATGTCTGTAATAATAGCACATAAGAAGGAAGGAGAAAACTTTTAA
- a CDS encoding methyl-accepting chemotaxis protein, translated as MDLSDEEFFSAVKASFNVLPLLFRSDVGIAITDKEEYVVAKQPESFKLNLSVGVKLAENSAALKAIKTKKKQMARWPKEVFGFPVIAYSVPLVNDSTGNCVGTISYVVSLEEENKLMGMVDELKDLSIELAASSQELASSTEELSSSTQNINDLVNKTKTGITSMDEILKYINSISDTTNLLGLNAAIESARAGEYGRSFSVVSKEIRKLALNSKDSANQINDTLNEQKENINNIINFIDEFSATSEAQASQSQQIAVSSEKLSGLSLKLLEISKNTIE; from the coding sequence ATGGATTTGAGTGACGAAGAATTTTTTTCAGCGGTTAAGGCTAGTTTTAATGTACTGCCGCTTTTGTTTAGGTCCGACGTAGGCATAGCCATTACAGATAAAGAGGAATATGTTGTGGCGAAGCAGCCGGAGTCTTTCAAGCTAAATCTTTCCGTTGGAGTAAAACTGGCGGAAAATAGTGCTGCGCTCAAGGCAATAAAAACCAAGAAAAAGCAGATGGCACGTTGGCCAAAAGAGGTATTTGGATTTCCGGTAATAGCATATAGTGTACCTCTGGTCAATGATTCTACGGGGAATTGTGTGGGAACCATATCTTATGTGGTTTCACTTGAAGAAGAAAATAAATTGATGGGAATGGTAGATGAACTGAAGGATCTGTCTATTGAGTTGGCAGCGTCTTCACAAGAGCTGGCAAGTTCTACTGAAGAATTATCCAGCAGTACACAAAACATCAATGACCTGGTCAATAAAACAAAAACGGGTATTACAAGTATGGATGAAATACTCAAATATATAAATAGTATTTCAGATACAACAAATTTACTGGGGCTCAATGCTGCAATAGAGTCTGCCAGGGCAGGAGAATATGGCAGGAGCTTTTCGGTTGTATCAAAAGAAATTAGAAAACTGGCATTAAATAGCAAGGATTCCGCGAATCAGATCAATGATACTTTAAATGAACAGAAGGAAAATATAAACAATATTATAAATTTTATAGACGAGTTTTCCGCTACAAGTGAAGCACAGGCTTCTCAATCACAGCAAATTGCTGTAAGCAGTGAGAAACTGAGTGGTCTGTCCTTGAAACTTCTTGAGATTTCCAAAAATACTATAGAATAA
- a CDS encoding fibronectin type III domain-containing protein, translated as MNRKKLYFFICVSLVLGTQLTLHKNVVYAYVSNNSGKVDIADKKLNSIIAMSYTIDDTWTVIDTTSIPENETLDKVINDYIADGKTKFYIKNGEYILSESIDINESNVVIQGESKENTKIIQNNSTVNAVTVMADDVEVCNLTIDSSHGRIAFSTSDSQTINNVDLHDCIIYGSPYVYAVAFYGTPYTNDVEDNAVVESGNLALGNTIENNEIHAELSGVSNPEADGILFTKQKGGTISNNKIYGRRIAFYLSRDSQVTNNEIHDSSTNGIRCAVPAIDNEISGNTIDNSKESGISVVRNNGSVSSDYRASNIDIKDNVISNSKYFGIEINNLKDSEISGNKLSDIAFNGIYLVLSDNLNIKENQINNCSLSVSEGSEWGWNESLNSGIFLDSGVKNSNFNNNTISQSKVDTAASKPVACPYGIKIQPENNNSGNTISDNTITGYFADGIDVPETETISENPMNLIPTNLLAEGMGASEIHMSWDSIDDASYNVYRSDSEDGEYIKVNTTEVLSNSYEDTGLEPGKTYYYKVSTGDVLSFSKFASALTWPGVPEGLQGSGLDKSRIQLDWNDIPGVEGYNIYRSDSENGVYSKINTDGITSNTYIDTELDSGRAYYYKITYYYNDGKDESEKSNFASAITLPGIPEGLAVTDIDINKVGLGWNNVLGAQSYNIYRSESETGDYSKIGSTSGTSYENTGLESGKTYYYKITAVNGTGESEKSSGVSAATHNGTPTPALPGVPTGLQASGLDEIRIRLNWNNVSGADSYNIYRSDSETGEYTKVNIAEVTSNTYEDNGLEAGKTYYYKVTAVNGAGESEKSSGVSATTNNETPTPALPGVPTGLQASGLNENSIGLSWDNVSGVQSYNIYRSDSETGEYFKVGNTSGTTYEDTELEFGKTYYYKVTALNIAGESEKSASVSAATESETPPPVESVVPGVPTGPHASGLDESSIRLSWNNVSGADSYNIYRSETEAGEYSKVGSTSGTSYEDTGLESGKTYYYKITAVNGAGESEKSSGVSATTNNETPTPALPGVPTGLQALGLNESSIKLNWDVVSGADSYNIYRSDSEAGEYSKVGSASGTSYENTGLESGKTYYYKITAVNGAGESEKSASASAATHNETPTPALPGVPTGLQASGLDESSIRLSWNNVSGADSYNIYRSETEAGEYSKVGSTSGTSYEDTGLESGKTYYYKVTAVNGAGESERSANAEATTHSEIPVPALPTVPSGLHAEGLDESRIELSWNNVSEATGYNIYRSESETGGYSKIGSTSGTSYEDIGLESRKMYYYKITAVNGAGESEKSSGVSAATHNETPTPALPEVPTGLQASGLNENSIGLSWDNVSGADSYNIYRSDSEVGEYVKVGSTSGTNYENIGLESGKTYYYKVTAVNGAGESEKSASVSAAAKNKHSDSSGGKISETIVKRMNGNNGVETSVLIAEELFKNREPGAAVLASSAVFPDALSGSVLAYKSNAPLLLVGKSLNESREVLDYISSNLGKNKKIYILGGVAAVSVEISNYLNEQGYDIVRLGGKDRYETNYKVADYLNVKKGTPVIIASGNSFENSLGMLSIACIKEYPILISNRNTLSAEAAAYVRNIQPDKVYFIGDTQIAFPDIEDKIHELYENAYITKLTGDDQYKTSVQIMNEFNLNRDVLTITSGKNFQCAIAGSLLAAKNNSNIILVNNDNVKTQKQLLKDKVIKNLLVLGGEDVIDANTIKLLIE; from the coding sequence ATGAATAGGAAAAAATTGTATTTTTTCATATGTGTTTCATTAGTACTGGGTACTCAGTTAACATTACATAAGAATGTAGTATATGCTTATGTCAGCAATAATTCTGGAAAAGTTGATATTGCAGATAAAAAATTGAATTCTATCATAGCTATGTCCTATACTATAGATGACACATGGACTGTAATTGATACAACGTCTATTCCAGAAAATGAGACATTGGACAAGGTTATAAATGATTATATAGCAGATGGCAAAACGAAATTTTATATTAAAAATGGAGAATATATTCTTAGTGAAAGTATAGACATAAATGAGTCCAATGTTGTAATTCAAGGAGAATCAAAAGAAAATACAAAAATTATACAGAATAATAGTACAGTCAACGCAGTAACTGTAATGGCAGATGATGTTGAAGTATGTAACCTGACCATTGACAGTTCCCACGGAAGAATAGCCTTTTCTACAAGTGATTCTCAAACAATTAACAATGTCGACCTTCATGATTGTATAATATATGGCTCCCCCTATGTTTATGCTGTGGCATTTTATGGAACACCATATACCAATGATGTCGAGGATAATGCTGTAGTTGAAAGTGGAAACTTAGCTCTGGGAAATACTATTGAAAACAATGAGATACATGCAGAATTATCAGGAGTATCGAATCCAGAAGCGGATGGAATACTGTTTACAAAGCAGAAAGGTGGTACCATAAGTAATAATAAAATCTATGGACGCAGGATAGCATTTTATCTGAGTAGAGATTCTCAAGTTACAAATAACGAGATTCATGATTCGTCCACCAACGGAATCAGGTGTGCAGTACCGGCTATTGACAATGAAATTTCAGGTAATACTATAGACAACTCAAAAGAATCAGGTATTTCTGTAGTCAGGAATAATGGCAGTGTATCCAGTGACTATAGAGCTTCAAATATAGACATAAAAGACAATGTAATCAGCAATTCAAAATATTTCGGTATTGAAATAAATAATTTGAAAGATTCCGAGATAAGTGGCAACAAGTTGTCTGATATTGCTTTTAATGGAATATATCTTGTACTTTCAGATAATTTAAATATAAAAGAAAATCAAATAAATAATTGTAGCTTATCAGTTTCAGAAGGTTCCGAGTGGGGATGGAATGAATCGTTGAATTCAGGGATTTTTTTAGATTCCGGTGTCAAAAATTCAAATTTTAATAATAATACAATTTCACAATCTAAAGTTGATACAGCAGCAAGCAAACCTGTTGCATGTCCCTATGGTATTAAAATACAACCCGAAAATAATAATTCAGGCAATACAATTTCAGATAATACAATTACAGGATATTTTGCAGATGGAATAGACGTGCCTGAGACCGAAACTATTTCAGAAAATCCAATGAATTTAATCCCGACAAATTTATTGGCGGAAGGTATGGGTGCAAGTGAAATACATATGAGCTGGGATTCAATCGACGATGCAAGTTATAATGTATACAGGTCGGATAGTGAAGATGGGGAGTACATCAAGGTTAATACCACAGAAGTTCTATCGAACAGCTATGAAGATACTGGGTTAGAACCGGGCAAAACTTACTACTACAAAGTATCTACAGGGGATGTCTTGAGCTTTTCCAAATTTGCAAGTGCCTTGACCTGGCCGGGAGTACCTGAAGGCTTGCAGGGATCAGGACTGGATAAAAGCAGGATACAGCTTGATTGGAACGATATTCCCGGTGTGGAAGGCTATAATATATACAGGTCAGATAGTGAAAATGGTGTATATAGCAAAATCAATACTGATGGAATTACATCAAATACGTATATAGATACTGAGCTGGATTCTGGAAGAGCGTATTACTATAAAATAACATACTATTATAACGATGGGAAGGATGAGTCAGAAAAATCTAATTTTGCAAGTGCTATAACATTACCTGGAATTCCTGAAGGTCTGGCAGTAACAGATATAGATATTAACAAGGTAGGTCTAGGATGGAATAACGTATTAGGAGCACAAAGCTACAACATATACAGATCGGAGAGTGAAACAGGGGATTACTCCAAAATAGGTAGTACATCAGGGACTAGCTACGAGAATACAGGCCTTGAATCCGGGAAGACATATTATTACAAGATAACAGCAGTGAATGGAACAGGAGAGTCGGAGAAGTCATCAGGAGTAAGTGCAGCGACCCATAATGGAACTCCGACACCAGCTTTGCCGGGAGTGCCGACGGGTTTGCAGGCGTCGGGGCTGGATGAAATCAGGATAAGACTGAACTGGAACAATGTTTCAGGAGCTGACAGCTATAACATATATAGGTCAGACAGTGAAACTGGCGAATATACTAAAGTCAATATCGCAGAGGTTACGTCAAATACTTATGAGGATAATGGGCTGGAAGCAGGGAAGACATATTACTACAAGGTAACGGCAGTGAACGGAGCAGGGGAGTCGGAGAAGTCATCAGGAGTAAGTGCAACTACCAACAATGAAACTCCGACACCAGCTTTGCCGGGAGTGCCGACAGGTTTGCAGGCATCAGGATTGAATGAAAATAGTATAGGACTGAGCTGGGATAATGTTTCCGGAGTACAGAGTTACAACATATACAGATCTGACAGTGAAACTGGAGAGTACTTCAAAGTTGGCAATACATCGGGGACTACCTATGAAGATACAGAACTTGAATTCGGGAAGACATATTACTACAAAGTGACAGCATTGAACATAGCAGGAGAATCGGAGAAGTCGGCAAGTGTGAGTGCAGCAACAGAAAGTGAAACTCCACCCCCTGTTGAATCAGTTGTACCGGGAGTACCGACAGGTCCGCATGCATCAGGACTGGATGAGAGCAGTATAAGACTGAGCTGGAACAATGTTTCCGGAGCAGATAGTTACAATATATACAGATCTGAGACTGAAGCAGGAGAGTATTCCAAAGTAGGCAGTACATCAGGGACTAGCTATGAAGATACAGGCCTTGAATCCGGGAAGACATATTACTACAAGATAACGGCAGTGAACGGAGCAGGGGAGTCGGAGAAGTCATCAGGAGTAAGTGCAACTACCAACAATGAAACTCCGACACCAGCTTTGCCGGGAGTGCCGACAGGTTTGCAGGCATTAGGACTGAATGAGAGTAGTATAAAGCTGAATTGGGATGTTGTATCAGGAGCAGACAGTTATAATATATACAGGTCAGATAGTGAAGCAGGAGAATATTCCAAAGTAGGCAGTGCATCAGGGACTAGCTACGAGAATACAGGCCTTGAATCCGGGAAGACATATTATTACAAGATAACAGCAGTGAACGGAGCAGGTGAGTCTGAGAAGTCAGCAAGTGCAAGTGCGGCGACCCATAATGAAACTCCGACACCAGCTTTGCCGGGAGTGCCGACAGGTTTGCAGGCATCAGGACTGGATGAGAGCAGTATAAGACTGAGCTGGAACAATGTTTCCGGAGCAGATAGTTACAATATATACAGATCTGAGACTGAAGCAGGAGAGTATTCCAAAGTAGGCAGTACATCAGGGACTAGCTATGAAGATACAGGCCTTGAATCCGGAAAGACATACTACTACAAGGTAACGGCAGTTAATGGAGCAGGAGAATCGGAGAGGTCGGCAAATGCAGAAGCTACTACTCACAGCGAGATTCCAGTGCCAGCATTACCTACAGTACCTAGTGGTCTGCATGCAGAAGGACTAGATGAAAGTAGGATAGAGCTCAGTTGGAACAATGTTTCAGAAGCAACAGGCTACAACATATACAGATCTGAGAGTGAAACAGGAGGTTACTCCAAAATAGGTAGTACATCAGGAACTAGCTATGAGGATATCGGCCTTGAATCCAGAAAGATGTATTACTACAAGATAACGGCAGTGAATGGAGCAGGAGAATCAGAAAAATCATCAGGAGTGAGTGCAGCGACCCACAATGAAACTCCGACACCAGCTTTGCCGGAAGTGCCGACAGGACTGCAGGCATCAGGATTGAATGAAAATAGTATAGGACTGAGCTGGGACAATGTTTCCGGAGCGGACAGCTACAATATATACAGGTCAGACAGTGAAGTCGGAGAGTATGTTAAAGTAGGAAGTACATCAGGAACAAACTATGAGAATATAGGCCTTGAATCCGGAAAGACATATTACTACAAGGTAACAGCAGTGAATGGAGCAGGAGAGTCGGAGAAGTCGGCAAGTGTGAGTGCAGCCGCTAAAAACAAACATAGTGATAGTAGTGGAGGTAAAATATCAGAAACTATAGTAAAAAGGATGAATGGAAACAATGGAGTTGAAACATCTGTATTAATAGCTGAGGAATTGTTTAAAAATAGAGAACCTGGTGCCGCAGTGTTGGCATCGTCAGCTGTTTTCCCAGATGCATTGTCTGGTTCTGTATTAGCCTATAAAAGTAATGCACCGCTGCTTTTAGTTGGCAAATCCCTTAATGAGAGCAGAGAAGTGCTGGATTATATTTCTTCGAATCTGGGAAAAAATAAAAAAATTTATATTTTAGGCGGAGTTGCTGCTGTAAGTGTAGAAATATCTAATTATCTTAATGAACAGGGATATGATATAGTCAGACTTGGAGGAAAAGATCGATATGAAACAAACTATAAAGTTGCTGACTATTTAAATGTCAAAAAGGGCACTCCGGTAATAATTGCAAGTGGAAACAGTTTTGAAAATTCTCTTGGAATGTTGAGTATAGCCTGTATAAAGGAATATCCAATATTAATCAGCAATAGGAATACTCTGTCAGCTGAGGCTGCTGCATATGTAAGGAATATACAACCTGATAAAGTTTATTTTATTGGGGATACTCAAATAGCATTTCCGGATATTGAGGATAAAATACATGAATTATATGAAAATGCATATATAACTAAATTGACAGGAGATGATCAATACAAAACATCTGTTCAAATAATGAATGAATTTAACCTCAATAGAGATGTACTTACAATAACTTCGGGAAAAAACTTCCAATGTGCAATAGCAGGGTCATTACTTGCCGCAAAAAATAATTCAAATATAATACTTGTAAATAATGACAATGTAAAAACACAAAAACAATTATTAAAAGATAAAGTAATAAAGAATTTACTCGTATTAGGTGGAGAAGATGTAATAGATGCAAATACCATCAAGCTGCTCATAGAGTAA
- the cobM gene encoding precorrin-4 C(11)-methyltransferase yields the protein MVYFIGAGPGDVDLITVKGRQIIKDADVVIYAGSLVSREHLDFCKQGAKIYNSASMTLEEVIDIIEKAECQNKLTARLHTGDPSIYGAIKEQMDELYKRNIKYEIIPGVSSFTAAAASIKREFTLPGVSQTVILTRIEGRTSVPEKEDIQKLASIGASMAIFLSIGMIDRVVEKLKKGYKKSVPVAVVERASWKDERIIVGTLDDICDKVKKADITKCAQILVGDFIDCDYSKSLLYDKSFTHMFRKGRSR from the coding sequence ATGGTTTATTTTATTGGAGCAGGCCCAGGTGATGTTGATTTGATTACGGTAAAAGGCAGGCAGATTATAAAGGATGCGGATGTTGTAATATATGCAGGTTCTCTTGTAAGCAGGGAACACCTGGACTTTTGCAAGCAGGGAGCCAAAATCTACAATTCGGCTTCAATGACTCTGGAAGAAGTAATTGATATAATTGAAAAAGCAGAATGCCAAAATAAACTGACAGCAAGGCTTCATACGGGAGATCCAAGTATATACGGTGCAATCAAGGAACAGATGGATGAACTGTACAAAAGGAATATAAAATATGAGATAATTCCAGGAGTAAGTTCTTTTACTGCAGCAGCTGCCTCTATAAAAAGAGAATTTACACTCCCAGGGGTAAGTCAGACTGTAATTTTGACGAGAATTGAAGGCAGAACTTCTGTACCTGAAAAAGAAGATATACAAAAGCTGGCATCTATTGGAGCTTCCATGGCCATATTTTTATCTATAGGTATGATAGACAGGGTAGTTGAAAAGCTTAAAAAAGGATATAAAAAAAGTGTGCCAGTTGCAGTAGTGGAAAGAGCTTCCTGGAAAGATGAAAGAATAATAGTGGGAACCCTGGATGATATATGTGACAAAGTAAAAAAAGCTGATATTACAAAATGTGCTCAGATATTGGTCGGAGATTTCATAGATTGTGATTATTCAAAAAGTTTACTCTACGATAAGAGCTTTACCCATATGTTTAGGAAAGGCAGGAGCAGATGA
- a CDS encoding galactose ABC transporter substrate-binding protein: protein MKLCIKILMIIAYGFLLVSCSSASKEANITKIGIIVGKFDDAWRTKVRNELYKLSENKSNKPELEIWNADNSQKTENEKVDALIKDKVKVLVVNLVETKSAGEIIEKAKKADIPVVFFNVEPSEEDMNKWDKVYYIGARGQQSGTMQGQILADYFKRNPTKDGIIRYVMIKGPAGNLDSVERTKYSVDTLKKNGFKVQQVGEYYADWERDKSQKQMEKLLGSRGISTDCVISNNDDMALGAIDALKNEGYFNNGKYMPVVGVDANSSAVSLEKDGYLLGTVLNDAEGQGKAIFDLAGILANGQNPDKSSFNNKLTDGKYIWVDYKIITARNLIDAK, encoded by the coding sequence ATGAAGTTATGTATTAAAATACTAATGATTATTGCATATGGCTTCCTGCTTGTCAGTTGTTCCTCTGCTTCAAAGGAGGCAAATATTACCAAAATTGGAATAATAGTAGGGAAATTTGACGATGCATGGAGAACAAAAGTTCGCAATGAGCTTTATAAATTATCTGAAAATAAATCGAATAAACCAGAGCTAGAAATATGGAATGCAGATAATTCACAAAAAACAGAAAATGAAAAAGTAGATGCTTTAATTAAAGACAAAGTTAAAGTTTTAGTTGTAAATCTTGTTGAAACAAAAAGTGCTGGAGAGATTATAGAGAAAGCAAAAAAAGCAGATATTCCTGTCGTATTTTTTAATGTTGAACCTTCAGAAGAAGATATGAACAAATGGGATAAGGTTTACTATATAGGAGCCAGGGGCCAGCAGTCTGGAACTATGCAGGGTCAGATTCTTGCAGACTATTTTAAAAGAAATCCTACCAAGGATGGGATCATAAGATATGTAATGATAAAGGGACCAGCGGGCAATCTGGATTCAGTAGAACGTACAAAATATTCTGTTGATACTCTAAAAAAGAATGGCTTTAAGGTACAGCAAGTCGGAGAATATTACGCTGACTGGGAACGGGATAAATCTCAAAAGCAAATGGAAAAACTTCTTGGTTCTCGAGGTATAAGTACTGACTGTGTAATTTCTAACAATGATGACATGGCTCTAGGTGCAATTGATGCACTTAAAAACGAAGGATATTTTAATAATGGAAAATATATGCCTGTGGTAGGAGTCGATGCCAACAGTAGTGCTGTGAGTTTGGAAAAGGACGGATATTTACTTGGTACAGTACTTAACGATGCAGAAGGACAGGGGAAGGCAATTTTTGATCTTGCGGGGATATTGGCCAATGGACAAAATCCAGATAAAAGCAGCTTCAACAATAAACTTACAGATGGGAAATATATATGGGTGGATTATAAAATCATTACAGCTCGGAATTTAATTGATGCAAAATAG
- the cobU gene encoding bifunctional adenosylcobinamide kinase/adenosylcobinamide-phosphate guanylyltransferase translates to MGKLIFITGGARSGKSSYAERLAEDIKGNILYIATAIPFDDEMKLRIKKHIERRPKNWTTLEAYKNFNIKLPELLEDKSGVLLDCITNMVSNLILEKCDDEMNIKILEAQDIQKYVEEEIEKLMKVVEKEEIPFIMVTNEVGMSLVPEYPLGRVFRDIAGTVNQMIAAKADEVYFCVSGIKIKIK, encoded by the coding sequence ATGGGAAAATTGATTTTTATAACAGGAGGAGCAAGGAGCGGGAAGAGTTCCTATGCAGAAAGGCTTGCAGAAGATATTAAAGGTAATATTTTGTATATTGCGACTGCAATTCCATTTGATGATGAAATGAAACTCAGAATAAAAAAACATATAGAAAGAAGACCAAAAAATTGGACAACGCTGGAAGCCTATAAGAACTTTAATATAAAGCTTCCTGAATTACTTGAGGATAAATCGGGTGTGCTTTTGGATTGTATAACAAATATGGTATCAAATCTCATACTTGAAAAATGTGATGATGAAATGAATATAAAAATATTGGAAGCACAGGACATTCAAAAATATGTGGAAGAGGAAATAGAAAAACTCATGAAGGTTGTAGAAAAAGAAGAGATTCCATTTATCATGGTTACAAATGAAGTTGGTATGTCTTTGGTCCCTGAATATCCTCTTGGAAGAGTTTTCAGAGATATTGCAGGTACAGTAAATCAAATGATTGCAGCAAAGGCGGATGAAGTTTATTTCTGTGTTTCAGGCATAAAGATAAAAATAAAATAG
- a CDS encoding aconitase X swivel domain-containing protein: protein MTKNFKGRVVLGGNTTGEIIVTRQGFNVLASYFGALSTGSTICSDQNNKDLYGKDLKNKIICLPKTIGSTTGGMILQSITEKGIGPSAMLFSEHIDSLAAAGIILCDVWNDRRIIAIDQLGDEFLNCVRNGQKIHIRQDGTIIVE, encoded by the coding sequence TTGACTAAAAATTTTAAAGGAAGAGTTGTGCTGGGAGGAAATACGACCGGGGAAATTATTGTCACCCGTCAGGGATTCAATGTACTGGCATCTTATTTTGGAGCATTGAGTACGGGAAGTACAATCTGCTCGGACCAGAATAACAAGGATCTCTATGGGAAGGACCTGAAGAATAAAATAATATGTCTTCCTAAGACCATTGGTTCTACAACAGGAGGAATGATTCTGCAGAGTATAACAGAGAAAGGCATCGGACCTTCTGCCATGCTTTTTTCAGAACATATAGATTCTCTGGCGGCTGCGGGCATAATACTGTGTGATGTTTGGAATGACAGGAGGATAATAGCCATAGACCAGCTTGGAGATGAATTCCTGAATTGTGTAAGAAATGGACAGAAGATTCACATAAGGCAGGATGGTACTATAATTGTGGAGTAA